A section of the Rhodobacteraceae bacterium M382 genome encodes:
- the ychF gene encoding redox-regulated ATPase YchF, which produces MGFKMGIVGLPNVGKSTLFNALTRTAAAQAANFPFCTIEPNVGEVGVPDARLDKLAAIASSKQIIPTRMTFVDIAGLVKGASKGEGLGNQFLANIRETDAIAHVLRCFEDGDVTHVDGRVDPVADAETIETELMLADLESIEKRRANLVRKLKGNDKEAQQQDRLLAAAQAVLEDGKPARLVEIDDEDAKAWKLLQLLSTKPVLYVCNVGEAEAADGNEHSAKVAEMAASQGNSHVIISAQIEEEISQLEDEEAEMFLSEMGLEEAGLDRLIQAGYELLHLETYFTVGPKEARAWTIRQGTAAPQAAGVIHGDFEKGFIRAETIAYDDYIACNGEQGAKEAGKMRAEGKTYLVKDGDVLHFLFNT; this is translated from the coding sequence ATGGGCTTTAAAATGGGAATCGTGGGCCTGCCCAATGTGGGTAAGTCGACCTTGTTCAACGCATTGACCAGAACCGCAGCTGCGCAGGCTGCGAATTTTCCGTTCTGCACGATCGAACCCAATGTGGGCGAAGTCGGGGTTCCGGACGCGCGTCTGGACAAGCTGGCCGCGATTGCAAGCTCCAAGCAGATCATCCCGACGCGCATGACATTCGTCGACATCGCCGGTCTGGTCAAAGGTGCCTCCAAGGGCGAAGGGCTGGGCAACCAGTTCCTGGCCAACATTCGCGAAACCGACGCCATTGCCCATGTGTTGCGCTGTTTCGAAGATGGCGACGTGACCCATGTCGATGGGCGTGTTGACCCGGTGGCAGATGCTGAAACCATCGAAACCGAGCTGATGCTGGCCGATCTGGAAAGTATTGAAAAACGACGTGCGAACCTGGTGCGCAAACTCAAGGGCAACGACAAGGAAGCCCAACAGCAGGACCGTTTGCTGGCAGCAGCGCAGGCGGTGCTGGAAGATGGCAAACCCGCACGCCTGGTCGAGATCGATGACGAAGACGCCAAAGCCTGGAAGCTGTTGCAACTGCTGAGCACCAAGCCTGTCCTCTATGTCTGCAACGTGGGCGAAGCCGAAGCTGCCGACGGGAATGAGCATTCTGCCAAGGTGGCGGAAATGGCCGCAAGCCAGGGCAACAGCCACGTCATCATTTCAGCCCAGATAGAAGAAGAGATCAGCCAGCTGGAAGACGAAGAGGCCGAAATGTTTCTCTCTGAAATGGGGTTGGAAGAAGCGGGTCTCGACCGGTTGATCCAGGCTGGCTATGAGCTGTTGCATCTGGAGACTTACTTCACGGTCGGCCCCAAAGAAGCCCGCGCCTGGACCATTCGCCAGGGCACGGCAGCACCACAGGCTGCCGGAGTGATCCACGGTGACTTCGAAAAGGGGTTTATCCGGGCCGAAACCATCGCCTATGACGACTACATTGCGTGCAATGGGGAACAAGGGGCCAAAGAAGCGGGTAAAATGCGCGCCGAAGGCAAAAC